The genomic window AAGCGTCTGGCTGGACGGCCGCACCTTCGAGGCCGGCCCCGGTGCCGTCACCACCTACAACCCCGGCCAGATCCAGGGCGGCGGCGTTGCCGAGGGCCAGCCCTGGCAATTCGTCAGCCTCTACGTCGCGCCCGATCCGCTGGCGGCGATGCTCGGCCTGCAACGCCTGGAATTCGAATGCCCCAGTCGCCGCCTGCCGACCCTGGCCGCTGCCCTGGCGGACGCCGTGGAGCGCGTGCTGGGCGAGGACAGCTTCGTTCGCCAGCGGGGCGAAGAGCGCCTGACCCTGCTGCTGGCCGAGATCGCCCGCGCCACGGGCGTACGCCTGCCGCAGGAGGCGGTGGAGCAGGGCGGGCGGATCACCGACCTGCAGGACTGGCTGGCCGCCGACCTGGCGCGCCAGCCCAGCCTCGACGAGATGGCGGCCTACCTTGGACTGTCGCGCTTCCACCTGCTGCGCAGCTTCCAGAAACAGGTGGGCCTGAGCCCCCGGCAATGGGCGATGCAACTGCGCACCCGCCGCGCCCAGGCGCTGCTGCGCGCCGGCCTGCCGGCCACCGCGGTGGCCCATGAGCTGGGCTTCGCCGACCAGAGCCACCTGAACCGGCACTTCCGCGCGGCCTACGGCGTGTCGCCAGGGCACTTCCAGCGCGCCCTGCGCTGAGCAATCCGGTTCAAGTCCGGCGGCCGCCGCCCGGGCAGAATCGCCCCATCGCCATCCTGTCCGGAGCCGCTCCATGACCCTGTTTTTCGCCGCGCTGCTGTTCGGCATCGTCTTCTGCCTGTCGCCCGGCGCGGTCCTCGCCGATACCCTGCGCCGCGGTTTGAAGGGCGGCTTCCGCCCGGCGCTGCTGGTGCAGTTCGGCTCGCTGATCGGTGACGCGGTGTGGGCGCTGATCGGCCTGACCGGGCTGGCGCTGCTGCTGGGCCACGAGACGTTGCGCCTGCCGCTGACCCTGGCCAGCGCAGCCTACCTGGCCTGGCTAGGTGTGCAGAGCCTGCGCGATGCGCGCCAGGTTGGCGGGGTAGAGGAGGGCGACAGCGCCGAACACCACGCCGGCGCCTTCGCTTCCGGGGCCATGCTGTCGCTGTCGAACCCGAAGAACATCGTCTACTGGGGCGCCCTGGGCGGCGCCATGGCCGGGCTGGTGGACGGCGTGCCGACGCTGGCGGACTCGCTGGTGTTCTTCGCCGGCTTCATGACCGCCTCGGTGCTCTGCTGCTTCCTCTGTGCCGCGCTGGTGGACTGGCTCCGACGCAACGCCTCGCCGCGCTGGCACCGGGTGAGCCATGCGTTGTGCGGGGTCGTGCTGCTGGTGCTGGCGGGGTTGGCGTTGCGGGGGATCTGATTCGCCGGATACGCCAGCGCTGTGTGGTTCGCGAGCAAGCTCGCTCCTACAGCTCGCCGGCCAGCTCGGAGTGCTTTTCGTAGGAGCGAGCTTGCTCGCGAACCTGTCTGGCATCGGCGTTGCCGGTTGCCCTCACCCCAGCCCTCTCCCTGCGGGAGAGGGTTAGGGTGAGGGGCTCAGGGGGTGGCGTTAATTGTGACCTTAGAAATCGCCCCACAGCTGCTGCGCCACGCTCAACGCCACCACCGGCGCCGTCTCGGTGCGCAGCACGCGCGGCCCCAGTCGTGCGGCGTGGAAGCCAGCGCCCTTGGCCTGTTCCACTTCCGCCTCGCTCAAGCCGCCCTCCGGGCCGATCAGGAAGGCCAGGCTGGATGGTTTGTCGTGGCTGGTGAGCGGCTCGGCGACCGGGTGCAGCACCAGCTTGAGCTGCGCTTCGCAGCTTTCCAGCCAGTCGGCGAGGGTGATCGGCGCGTTGAGCACCGGCAGCACCGAGCGGCCGCATTGCTCGCAGGCGCTGATCGCCACCTGGCGCCAGTGGGCCATGCGCTTGTCGGCGCGTTCGTCCTTCAGGCGCACTTCGCAGCGTTCGCTGACGATCGGGGTGATTTCGCTGGCGCCCAGTTCGGTGGCCTTCTGGATCGCCCAGTCCATGCGCTCGCCGCGGGACAGGCCCTGGCCCAGGTGCACGCGCAGCGGCGATTCGGCCTGGCCGTCGAAGGCTTCGCGCAGTTCCACGCGGACGTTCTTCTTGCCCACCTCGATCAGTTCGCCCAGGTACTCGCGGCCCGAGCCGTCGAACAGTTGCACGGCGTCGCCAGCGGTGTGCCGCAGCACGCGGCCGATGTAGTGGGCCTGGGCTTCGGGCAGTTCGTGCTGGCCGAGGGAGAGCGGGGCGTCGATGAAGAAGCGGGAAAGGCGCATGGCTGATCGCTACAAGCTGCAAGGGGAAAGCCGCAAGCATAAAGCCAGTTAGCGCCAGCTCGAAGCTTTTGCTGTCGGCGTATGGCTTGCGGCTCGTTGCTCGCCGCAGGCGCCTCAACCCGGATCGCGGTGCTCGGGGAAGCGTTCGCTGACGGCCACGCTGACGCCGTCGCGGGTGGCGATGTCGATGCCTTCGCTGGCGACCTCG from Pseudomonas sp. GCEP-101 includes these protein-coding regions:
- a CDS encoding AraC family transcriptional regulator; the protein is MSAGLRLAQLGEQPGFEVAGATLGGHRFERHSHDEFVISANLRGEESVWLDGRTFEAGPGAVTTYNPGQIQGGGVAEGQPWQFVSLYVAPDPLAAMLGLQRLEFECPSRRLPTLAAALADAVERVLGEDSFVRQRGEERLTLLLAEIARATGVRLPQEAVEQGGRITDLQDWLAADLARQPSLDEMAAYLGLSRFHLLRSFQKQVGLSPRQWAMQLRTRRAQALLRAGLPATAVAHELGFADQSHLNRHFRAAYGVSPGHFQRALR
- a CDS encoding LysE family translocator, with product MTLFFAALLFGIVFCLSPGAVLADTLRRGLKGGFRPALLVQFGSLIGDAVWALIGLTGLALLLGHETLRLPLTLASAAYLAWLGVQSLRDARQVGGVEEGDSAEHHAGAFASGAMLSLSNPKNIVYWGALGGAMAGLVDGVPTLADSLVFFAGFMTASVLCCFLCAALVDWLRRNASPRWHRVSHALCGVVLLVLAGLALRGI
- a CDS encoding 16S rRNA (uracil(1498)-N(3))-methyltransferase; protein product: MRLSRFFIDAPLSLGQHELPEAQAHYIGRVLRHTAGDAVQLFDGSGREYLGELIEVGKKNVRVELREAFDGQAESPLRVHLGQGLSRGERMDWAIQKATELGASEITPIVSERCEVRLKDERADKRMAHWRQVAISACEQCGRSVLPVLNAPITLADWLESCEAQLKLVLHPVAEPLTSHDKPSSLAFLIGPEGGLSEAEVEQAKGAGFHAARLGPRVLRTETAPVVALSVAQQLWGDF